One segment of Gilliamella sp. ESL0441 DNA contains the following:
- the hemW gene encoding radical SAM family heme chaperone HemW, translating into MFSYKIPLSLYIHMPWCVQKCPYCDFNSHTIKKTPDYRAYIDHLIKDLQQDIALCSERSIHSVFIGGGTPSLFSAELINHLLTKVNELIPIEKDAEITIEANPNSVDAERFTGYQQAGINRISIGVQSFQTDKLIKLGRIHNPQEAINAGKLAHKLKLNSFNLDLMHGLPDQSLDDALFDLTQAIAIDPPHLSWYQLTIEPNTLFGSKPPVLPDDDKLWEIYQLGHQLLTQHGYQQYETSAYAKPEFKCQHNLNYWRFGDYLGIGCGAHGKITQSNRDIIRTVKTRHPKGYLEGRYIEKSYTVPKEDLAFEFFMNRFRLFESFPKYEFEERTFLPLKTIEKQINIAIEKNFLCDDKKNWKITEHGKLFLNSLLEIFL; encoded by the coding sequence ATGTTTTCATATAAAATTCCACTTAGCTTATATATACATATGCCTTGGTGTGTACAAAAATGTCCTTATTGTGATTTCAATTCTCACACCATCAAAAAAACACCTGATTATCGTGCTTATATTGATCATTTGATTAAAGATTTACAGCAAGATATAGCACTTTGTTCTGAACGCTCGATCCATTCGGTTTTTATCGGCGGTGGTACACCAAGTTTATTTTCTGCTGAATTAATTAATCATCTGTTAACAAAGGTTAATGAACTGATTCCAATTGAAAAAGATGCCGAAATCACTATCGAAGCCAATCCAAATTCGGTTGATGCAGAAAGATTTACAGGCTATCAACAAGCAGGAATAAATCGTATTTCAATAGGAGTTCAAAGTTTTCAAACCGATAAACTCATCAAATTAGGACGTATTCATAATCCCCAGGAAGCAATCAATGCTGGGAAATTAGCACATAAGCTAAAATTGAACAGCTTTAATTTAGATCTAATGCATGGACTCCCCGATCAAAGTTTGGACGATGCCCTATTTGATCTTACACAAGCAATCGCTATTGATCCTCCCCATTTATCCTGGTATCAATTAACCATTGAGCCTAATACGCTTTTTGGTTCTAAACCACCTGTTCTTCCGGATGATGATAAGTTATGGGAAATTTATCAACTAGGTCATCAGCTATTAACTCAACATGGTTATCAGCAATATGAAACATCAGCTTATGCGAAACCAGAATTTAAATGCCAACATAATTTAAATTATTGGCGATTTGGTGACTATTTAGGAATTGGATGTGGTGCACATGGTAAAATAACCCAATCTAATAGAGATATTATTCGTACCGTAAAAACACGTCACCCCAAAGGGTATCTTGAAGGACGTTATATCGAAAAATCTTATACCGTACCAAAGGAAGATCTTGCATTCGAATTTTTTATGAATCGTTTTAGATTATTTGAATCGTTCCCAAAATACGAGTTTGAAGAGCGAACTTTTTTGCCTTTAAAGACTATCGAAAAACAAATAAACATTGCCATTGAAAAAAATTTTCTTTGTGATGATAAAAAAAATTGGAAAATTACAGAACATGGAAAACTTTTTTTAAACTCATTGCTTGAAATATTTTTATAG
- a CDS encoding D-hexose-6-phosphate mutarotase has protein sequence MSIVNNILDNGLSAASISPSVKQSHFGELPILTVNHKTCTAAISLQGAHLLFWQPSTEASPVIWLSEKTFFKKGTAIRGGVPICWPWFGQLGNPSHGFARIVEWTLDSCQEDANGVDIILSLTNNPQTESYFSKPFKVWLTIHVGKSCEITLSCQGDFEVTSALHTYFGISDIDNVIVKGLGDTYQDRLSVENKPTINGQLTFNQEVDRIYTHAENTITIDDTCRTIQLTNINASDVVTWNPWTDKAKAMADFDDQEYKKMVCVESACINQTLKLSPTQKMSYGFKIKLV, from the coding sequence ATGAGTATTGTTAACAACATTTTGGATAATGGTTTGTCAGCAGCGTCAATAAGCCCTTCAGTAAAACAATCGCATTTTGGTGAATTACCCATTTTAACGGTTAACCATAAAACATGCACGGCAGCGATATCATTACAAGGCGCGCATTTATTATTTTGGCAACCATCGACCGAAGCATCTCCAGTTATTTGGTTAAGTGAAAAAACCTTTTTTAAAAAAGGAACGGCTATCCGTGGTGGTGTACCCATTTGTTGGCCTTGGTTTGGGCAATTAGGTAATCCTTCACACGGTTTTGCTCGTATTGTTGAGTGGACGTTAGATTCTTGCCAAGAAGACGCTAATGGTGTCGATATCATCTTATCATTAACGAATAACCCACAAACTGAATCTTATTTCTCAAAACCGTTTAAAGTTTGGTTAACGATACATGTCGGCAAGAGCTGTGAAATCACATTAAGTTGTCAAGGTGATTTTGAAGTGACAAGTGCATTACATACCTATTTTGGTATTAGCGATATCGACAATGTAATAGTCAAAGGGTTAGGTGATACTTATCAAGATCGTTTGTCTGTTGAAAATAAGCCAACAATTAATGGACAATTAACCTTTAATCAAGAGGTTGATCGTATTTATACCCATGCTGAAAATACCATAACGATTGATGATACTTGTCGAACAATTCAGCTTACAAACATCAATGCTAGTGATGTTGTTACATGGAATCCATGGACAGATAAAGCTAAAGCGATGGCTGATTTTGATGACCAAGAATATAAAAAAATGGTGTGTGTTGAAAGTGCATGTATTAATCAAACACTCAAATTATCACCAACACAAAAAATGTCATATGGCTTTAAAATTAAATTGGTCTAA
- a CDS encoding sugar kinase, which translates to MDFKICTIGELLVEFLASEQHQRFDQTGEFIGPFPSGAPAIFADQVAKLGFPVVFFSCVGKDPFGRMCVNRLKRDGVITDGITFHDKANTGSAFVSYRNSNERDFIFNIPNSACGLLSFNHIIENLLKDCSHLHVMGSSLYSFRAIDAMRKALDIIKQNGGTISFDPNLRKEMFNIQEMEQSFDYIMEYTDIFLPSESEVYYFADNNDESELEIMTKLLQKGIKHIAVKCGAKGANYYGYDENNKIKTMHVDGFKRESVDPTGAGDCFGATFVSLMLAGFSVEKALEYANASGALAVSKKGPMEGTSTLTELDKFISHSKDN; encoded by the coding sequence ATGGATTTTAAGATTTGCACTATAGGAGAATTATTAGTTGAATTTTTAGCAAGCGAGCAGCATCAACGATTTGATCAAACAGGCGAATTTATTGGCCCTTTTCCAAGTGGTGCACCTGCAATTTTTGCAGATCAAGTTGCTAAATTAGGTTTTCCTGTTGTTTTTTTCAGTTGTGTTGGTAAAGACCCTTTTGGCAGAATGTGTGTTAATCGGCTCAAACGAGATGGAGTGATTACAGATGGCATCACTTTTCATGATAAAGCCAATACCGGAAGCGCTTTTGTTTCATATCGAAATTCAAATGAAAGGGACTTTATTTTCAATATTCCAAATAGTGCATGTGGTTTACTTTCCTTCAATCATATTATTGAAAATCTTCTAAAAGATTGTTCTCATTTACACGTTATGGGTTCTTCTCTCTACTCTTTTCGAGCAATTGATGCTATGCGCAAAGCACTGGACATCATCAAGCAAAATGGTGGGACTATTTCCTTCGATCCCAATTTACGCAAGGAGATGTTTAATATTCAGGAAATGGAGCAATCATTCGATTATATTATGGAATATACCGATATATTTTTGCCGAGTGAAAGTGAAGTTTACTATTTTGCTGATAATAATGATGAAAGTGAACTTGAAATCATGACTAAATTGCTTCAAAAAGGGATTAAACATATAGCTGTAAAATGTGGTGCTAAAGGCGCTAATTATTATGGATATGATGAAAATAATAAAATCAAAACGATGCATGTTGATGGTTTTAAAAGAGAATCGGTAGATCCAACCGGAGCGGGTGATTGTTTTGGAGCTACATTTGTCAGTTTAATGTTAGCCGGTTTTTCGGTTGAAAAAGCACTAGAATATGCTAATGCAAGTGGTGCGCTTGCGGTATCCAAAAAAGGACCAATGGAAGGGACTTCAACATTAACAGAATTGGACAAATTTATTTCCCATTCCAAAGATAATTAA
- a CDS encoding PTS fructose transporter subunit IIC translates to MKKILAVTGCPTGIAHTYMAEEALKSAAQKAGIDIKVETNGASGVDNAITEADMANAIGVIIAADKDVNPDRFNGLPVIEVPVKEGIHKATALIEQITSGTVPVRKGVQNSVNKASSNQVEVKESIGRQLYKHLMSGVSNMLPFVVAGGVLIALSFLWGIYSADPKNEQYNEFAAMLNQIGGKAFDIMVPIFTAFIANSIAGKQGMVAGFVGGLMATATGAGFLGGILAGFAAGYLMLYVKKWLDHLPRSFEGLKSIFIMPLIGVFVIGAGMYYLGKPIAIANNTMAVWLGSLQHTNPILLGIVIGAMCSFDFGGPINKAAYVTGTMLLGEGNYYFMAGVSAACIAPPFVIAFSTTIFRQKAFTEEERAAGIVNYVLGSTHITEGAIPFAAKDPLRVIPIMMLSSAIASVLTFLCQIQVPAPHGGFLVLPLVNKPLLWVGCIFAGAIVGAILLGLVRIAQNKKLAIKATV, encoded by the coding sequence ATGAAGAAGATACTCGCTGTAACAGGCTGCCCAACCGGTATCGCACATACCTATATGGCAGAAGAAGCATTAAAATCAGCTGCACAAAAAGCAGGAATTGATATTAAAGTAGAAACCAATGGTGCAAGTGGTGTTGATAATGCAATTACCGAAGCTGATATGGCAAATGCCATTGGGGTGATTATTGCGGCAGATAAAGATGTTAATCCTGATCGCTTTAATGGTTTACCTGTTATTGAAGTTCCCGTTAAAGAGGGTATACATAAAGCGACAGCATTAATAGAACAAATCACTTCAGGGACAGTTCCAGTTCGCAAAGGCGTACAAAATAGTGTTAATAAAGCGAGTTCAAATCAAGTGGAAGTCAAAGAATCGATTGGACGCCAGCTCTATAAACATTTAATGAGCGGTGTATCAAACATGCTGCCATTTGTTGTCGCCGGTGGTGTACTCATTGCTTTATCATTTTTATGGGGTATTTATTCCGCAGATCCTAAAAATGAACAATATAATGAATTTGCAGCAATGCTTAATCAAATTGGTGGAAAAGCATTTGACATTATGGTGCCTATTTTCACCGCTTTTATAGCCAATTCTATTGCAGGTAAGCAAGGGATGGTTGCCGGTTTTGTAGGTGGATTAATGGCTACGGCTACCGGTGCAGGTTTTTTAGGCGGTATTCTCGCTGGATTTGCTGCTGGCTATTTGATGCTATATGTTAAAAAATGGTTAGATCATCTACCTCGCTCTTTCGAAGGACTGAAATCTATTTTTATCATGCCATTAATCGGTGTATTTGTTATTGGTGCAGGGATGTATTATCTCGGTAAACCCATCGCCATAGCGAATAACACAATGGCTGTATGGCTTGGTTCATTACAACATACTAATCCAATTTTACTCGGTATTGTTATTGGTGCTATGTGTTCCTTTGATTTTGGTGGCCCTATTAATAAAGCAGCTTATGTAACAGGTACTATGTTATTGGGTGAAGGAAATTACTATTTTATGGCAGGGGTTTCAGCTGCTTGCATTGCACCGCCTTTTGTTATCGCCTTCTCGACGACCATTTTCCGTCAAAAAGCCTTTACAGAAGAAGAACGTGCTGCGGGTATTGTCAATTATGTTCTCGGTTCCACACATATTACCGAAGGTGCAATTCCATTTGCGGCAAAAGATCCTTTGCGCGTCATTCCAATCATGATGTTATCGTCGGCAATTGCATCCGTATTGACATTTCTATGCCAAATTCAAGTGCCTGCTCCACATGGCGGCTTTTTAGTATTGCCTTTGGTCAATAAACCGCTTTTATGGGTTGGTTGCATTTTCGCTGGTGCAATAGTTGGCGCAATTCTATTAGGTTTAGTTCGTATTGCACAAAACAAAAAATTAGCTATTAAAGCAACGGTATAA
- a CDS encoding tagatose bisphosphate family class II aldolase: MSIISSHNMLKKAQQEHYAVPAFNIHNLETMQVVVETVAELQSPVILAGTPGTYSYASTENIIAIAEALSKKHNVPLAVHLDHHEEYDDIVEKINSGIRSVMIDGSHFPFEENIALVKRVVDYAHRYDVSVEAELGRLGGVEDDLVVDAKDALYTNPKQAVEFIERTGIDSLAIAIGTAHGLYKSEPKLDFDRLSEIRSMVDIPLVLHGASGVPDKDVRECIQRGICKVNVATELKIAFSDALKHYFIENPNANDPRHYMKPAKAAMKEVVKKIITTCGCAGKL, from the coding sequence ATGTCGATCATTTCAAGTCATAATATGTTAAAAAAAGCACAGCAGGAACATTATGCCGTTCCAGCTTTTAACATACATAATCTAGAAACCATGCAAGTTGTTGTTGAAACGGTTGCCGAATTACAGTCCCCTGTGATTTTAGCCGGCACCCCAGGTACCTATAGTTATGCCAGTACCGAAAATATTATTGCCATTGCCGAAGCGTTATCTAAAAAACACAATGTACCATTAGCTGTTCATCTCGATCACCACGAAGAATACGATGATATTGTTGAAAAAATTAATTCAGGAATACGCTCAGTCATGATTGATGGTTCGCATTTCCCTTTTGAAGAAAACATTGCGTTAGTAAAACGCGTTGTTGATTATGCTCACCGCTATGATGTGAGTGTTGAAGCTGAATTAGGTAGGCTTGGTGGCGTTGAAGATGATCTTGTAGTGGATGCTAAAGATGCTTTATATACCAATCCTAAACAAGCAGTTGAATTTATTGAAAGAACCGGAATTGATTCACTTGCCATTGCAATTGGGACAGCTCACGGTCTGTATAAATCAGAACCTAAATTAGATTTTGATCGACTTTCTGAAATTCGTTCCATGGTGGATATTCCACTGGTATTACATGGCGCTTCAGGTGTTCCGGACAAAGATGTCCGTGAATGCATTCAACGTGGTATTTGCAAAGTCAATGTAGCAACAGAACTCAAAATCGCCTTTTCTGATGCGCTAAAACACTATTTTATCGAAAATCCAAATGCCAATGATCCTCGACATTACATGAAACCAGCAAAAGCAGCGATGAAAGAAGTGGTTAAAAAAATCATTACAACATGTGGATGTGCCGGTAAACTCTAA
- a CDS encoding DeoR/GlpR family DNA-binding transcription regulator has protein sequence MSSALLKRRLDIAEIVRKKGEVKVDELSYMLQVSTVTIRQDLTYLEHQGYLKRSFGGAIYLSPEASINKNNLTNANYSSFIDDRNNIDLVKNCLNYINDGDTIFLSHGRLTRKLIPYLYSKRSLTIIMNDLNNAQLAKEFTDANIILIGGMLLEGNILQNNGIDPILNDYQISHFIIELCAINNNNQLIIEDFEQINAYQQVTKKAHHIIGILPQRGICNDDHSIGKLKNLDVVILSRPAVTEYHQQLLDSNFRQFAANKFSVTYQMT, from the coding sequence GTGTCTTCAGCCCTGTTAAAACGTCGGTTAGACATAGCAGAAATTGTGCGAAAAAAAGGTGAAGTAAAAGTTGATGAGTTATCATACATGCTTCAAGTTTCAACAGTAACTATCCGTCAAGATTTGACTTACTTAGAACATCAAGGGTATTTAAAACGTTCTTTTGGGGGAGCAATATACTTATCACCAGAAGCATCAATAAATAAAAACAATTTAACCAATGCTAATTATTCATCATTTATTGATGATCGTAATAACATTGACTTAGTAAAAAATTGTTTAAATTACATAAATGATGGAGATACTATTTTTTTGAGTCATGGTAGATTAACGAGAAAGCTCATCCCCTATCTATATTCCAAAAGATCTTTAACAATAATCATGAATGACCTCAATAATGCTCAACTTGCTAAAGAATTCACTGATGCAAATATTATCCTTATTGGGGGGATGTTATTAGAAGGTAATATACTACAAAATAATGGAATTGACCCTATTTTGAATGACTATCAAATCTCGCATTTTATAATAGAATTATGTGCTATTAACAATAATAATCAATTAATAATAGAAGATTTTGAACAGATTAATGCTTATCAGCAAGTGACTAAAAAAGCTCACCATATAATCGGTATTTTACCGCAAAGGGGTATTTGCAATGATGATCATAGCATTGGTAAATTGAAAAATCTGGATGTCGTCATTTTATCAAGACCTGCCGTCACCGAATATCATCAACAATTATTAGATTCAAATTTTAGACAATTTGCAGCAAATAAATTTAGTGTGACTTATCAAATGACTTAG
- a CDS encoding 1-phosphofructokinase family hexose kinase: MIYTLTLNTAIDMNIRCQGLNPNSVNRTSHTEYSPNGKAVNVSIVLKKFNRPTCALGFFGGFSGKYIVDELIKMQIEIKPCFIDDITRINVFINDGQNEYKLVGKGPFVPDKKKTEMLNIIDSLNHNSYLVISGSLPNNIEPEYYQAVLDICQTKNIQVILDISHPKLAQLLTYKPLLIKPNNDELKEIFGLETQTTEQVIASLSTVHSLGAQNILLTMGEKGLYFSNGQHVWYCNAVPINLISSACAGDASLAAFLSEWLPKQEHVEKAMKKASATGANVAESDGLGLLDKISTYMEKLVVTQIK; this comes from the coding sequence ATGATCTATACTTTAACACTCAATACGGCAATTGATATGAATATCCGTTGCCAAGGTCTAAATCCAAATTCAGTGAATCGTACTTCACATACAGAATATAGTCCCAATGGTAAAGCCGTTAACGTTTCAATTGTTTTGAAAAAGTTTAATAGACCAACATGTGCATTGGGCTTTTTTGGAGGATTTTCGGGTAAATATATTGTTGATGAACTCATCAAAATGCAGATCGAAATCAAACCTTGTTTTATCGATGATATCACTCGCATTAACGTTTTTATTAATGATGGACAAAATGAATATAAGCTCGTGGGAAAAGGGCCTTTTGTTCCTGATAAGAAAAAGACTGAAATGCTAAACATCATCGATTCACTCAATCACAATAGCTATTTAGTCATCAGTGGTAGTCTACCTAATAATATCGAACCTGAATATTATCAAGCTGTTTTAGATATATGCCAAACCAAAAATATTCAAGTTATTTTAGATATCAGTCATCCTAAACTCGCTCAATTACTTACTTATAAACCGCTATTAATTAAACCCAATAATGATGAACTGAAAGAGATTTTTGGATTAGAAACCCAAACGACAGAACAAGTCATTGCATCATTATCAACGGTACATTCACTTGGTGCTCAAAATATTTTATTAACTATGGGGGAAAAAGGTCTTTACTTTTCAAATGGTCAGCATGTTTGGTATTGTAATGCTGTGCCAATCAATTTGATCAGTTCTGCTTGTGCAGGCGATGCGTCACTTGCTGCATTTCTTAGTGAATGGCTACCGAAACAAGAACACGTTGAAAAAGCAATGAAAAAAGCCTCTGCAACAGGGGCTAATGTTGCAGAATCAGATGGATTAGGTCTACTCGATAAAATCAGTACCTATATGGAGAAACTTGTAGTTACCCAAATTAAATAA
- a CDS encoding PTS sugar transporter subunit IIA, whose amino-acid sequence MSDLKLNVNDISIIEGAFLKQDAIKAVSEKMINAGLVKNDYTLAMFDRDAQISTFLGNGIAIPHGTIEKRDSVIETGLKVIYYPQGIKWDEDNNIAYVVIGIAAKSNEHLDILRKLTRAVIADDTLERILAVKAPEQLLAILQGN is encoded by the coding sequence ATGAGCGATTTAAAACTCAATGTAAATGATATTTCAATTATAGAGGGCGCTTTTCTAAAACAAGATGCGATTAAAGCAGTATCTGAAAAGATGATTAACGCGGGATTAGTCAAAAATGATTATACTCTAGCAATGTTCGATCGTGATGCACAAATTTCGACTTTTTTGGGTAATGGTATAGCCATTCCACATGGCACAATAGAAAAACGTGATAGTGTTATCGAAACGGGACTTAAAGTGATTTATTATCCACAAGGTATCAAGTGGGACGAAGATAATAATATTGCTTATGTTGTCATTGGTATTGCGGCTAAATCGAATGAGCACTTAGATATATTACGTAAATTAACACGTGCCGTGATTGCAGACGATACACTTGAGCGTATCTTAGCAGTAAAGGCACCAGAACAACTATTAGCAATTCTTCAAGGTAATTAA
- the rplY gene encoding 50S ribosomal protein L25, with protein MFTLKAEVRKEHGKGASRRLRHAGQFPAIIYGGTEPAISVVLDHNHVFNMQEKPEFYSEVLTIEVDGKAVKAKVQAVQRHPFKPKLVHMDFVRV; from the coding sequence ATGTTTACATTAAAAGCAGAAGTTAGAAAAGAGCATGGTAAGGGTGCGAGCCGCCGCCTGCGTCACGCTGGTCAATTCCCAGCAATTATTTATGGTGGAACTGAACCTGCAATATCTGTTGTGCTTGATCACAACCATGTTTTCAACATGCAAGAAAAACCAGAATTTTATTCTGAAGTGCTTACTATTGAAGTTGACGGTAAAGCTGTTAAAGCTAAAGTACAAGCAGTACAACGTCATCCATTCAAGCCTAAATTAGTTCATATGGACTTTGTTCGCGTATAA